From Channa argus isolate prfri chromosome 21, Channa argus male v1.0, whole genome shotgun sequence, one genomic window encodes:
- the ccdc107 gene encoding coiled-coil domain-containing protein 107 isoform X1 — MVLSTSQQVALAFTAVLFTFVVLPRLFGVDGGTGAKETRFDPRYTRRGPGPGAVRGQPINGNTPGSHQSPENMQQMKKLMEQELKSDKYKSNNSKGYVFTLMPLYAIGVGVFAAYKFLKIKSADDQAQKDKFAKGAKKSVEAENQLNELEQRLAQTERMLNSILTQLDPLTNCVKSVAQEQKNEIMSQLQTIRYLMKKRGMDCPRMNVNEATSEHNLDKLIESLGANHTSPAEASGGDKHTSGAQMASKKVYDEHTESKEAAKEGNQMKELTPVESDGEAIDDGNSGGEEESEDIAKEEQEGIEPELIPSREDSNIEEVGAEQPASGLRRRNRHE; from the exons ATGGTCCTGTCGACATCACAACAAGTCGCCTTGGCTTTCACGGCCGTGCTTTTCACGTTTGTCGTCCTGCCGAGGTTATTCGGCGTCGACGGCGGGACTGGTGCGAAGGAAACTAGATTTGACCCTCGTTACACCAGAAGAG GTCCAGGTCCAGGTGCAGTCAGAGGTCAGCCCATCAATGGGAACACCCCTGGTTCACATCAGAGCCCTGAGAACATGCAGCAGATGAAGAAGCTAATGGAGCAAGAGCTGAAAAGTGACAAGTACAAATCCAACAACAGCAAGGGCTACGTGTTCACACTGATGCCCCTCTATGCCATCGGAGTGGGAGTATTTGCCGCCTACAAGTTTTTGAAA ATCAAGTCAGCAGATGACCAGGCACAGAAGGACAAATTTGCCAAAGGGGCCAAGAAGTCAGTTGAGGCAG agAACCAGTTAAACGAGCTGGAACAAAGGCTAGCACAGACTGAAAGGATGCTCAATTCCATCCTCACCCAGCTGGATCCCCTCACTAACTG TGTAAAGTCAGTGGCACAGGAGCAGAAAAACGAGATCATGTCTCAACTGCAGACCATCCGCTACTTGATGAAGAAGAGAGGAATGGACTGTCCACGGATGAACGTTAATG aGGCAACATCTGAGCATAATCTGGACAAGCTCATCGAGTCCCTTGGGGCCAACCACACCTCACCAGCAGAAGCTTCCGGGGGAGACAAACACACGTCTGGTGCTCAAATGGCCTCCAAAAAAGTTTATGATGAGCATACAGAATCTAAAGAAGCTGCGAAAGAGGGCAATCAGATGAAGGAGTTGACGCCAGTGGAATCTGACGGAGAAGCGATTGATGACGGGAACTcgggaggagaagaagaaagtgaGGATATAGCTAAAGAGGAGCAAGAAGGAATAGAGCCCGAGCTCATTCCTTCACGAGAAGATTCAAACATTGAAGAGGTTGGAGCAGAGCAGCCTGCGTCAGGCCTCAGGAGACGCAACCGGCATGAATGA
- the ccdc107 gene encoding coiled-coil domain-containing protein 107 isoform X2 translates to MTATLKVWTGQQEKHTQEHSGKEDGPGPGAVRGQPINGNTPGSHQSPENMQQMKKLMEQELKSDKYKSNNSKGYVFTLMPLYAIGVGVFAAYKFLKIKSADDQAQKDKFAKGAKKSVEAENQLNELEQRLAQTERMLNSILTQLDPLTNCVKSVAQEQKNEIMSQLQTIRYLMKKRGMDCPRMNVNEATSEHNLDKLIESLGANHTSPAEASGGDKHTSGAQMASKKVYDEHTESKEAAKEGNQMKELTPVESDGEAIDDGNSGGEEESEDIAKEEQEGIEPELIPSREDSNIEEVGAEQPASGLRRRNRHE, encoded by the exons ATGACGGCAACACTCAAAGTTTGGACGGggcaacaagaaaaacacacccAGGAACACTCCGGAAAAGAGGATG GTCCAGGTCCAGGTGCAGTCAGAGGTCAGCCCATCAATGGGAACACCCCTGGTTCACATCAGAGCCCTGAGAACATGCAGCAGATGAAGAAGCTAATGGAGCAAGAGCTGAAAAGTGACAAGTACAAATCCAACAACAGCAAGGGCTACGTGTTCACACTGATGCCCCTCTATGCCATCGGAGTGGGAGTATTTGCCGCCTACAAGTTTTTGAAA ATCAAGTCAGCAGATGACCAGGCACAGAAGGACAAATTTGCCAAAGGGGCCAAGAAGTCAGTTGAGGCAG agAACCAGTTAAACGAGCTGGAACAAAGGCTAGCACAGACTGAAAGGATGCTCAATTCCATCCTCACCCAGCTGGATCCCCTCACTAACTG TGTAAAGTCAGTGGCACAGGAGCAGAAAAACGAGATCATGTCTCAACTGCAGACCATCCGCTACTTGATGAAGAAGAGAGGAATGGACTGTCCACGGATGAACGTTAATG aGGCAACATCTGAGCATAATCTGGACAAGCTCATCGAGTCCCTTGGGGCCAACCACACCTCACCAGCAGAAGCTTCCGGGGGAGACAAACACACGTCTGGTGCTCAAATGGCCTCCAAAAAAGTTTATGATGAGCATACAGAATCTAAAGAAGCTGCGAAAGAGGGCAATCAGATGAAGGAGTTGACGCCAGTGGAATCTGACGGAGAAGCGATTGATGACGGGAACTcgggaggagaagaagaaagtgaGGATATAGCTAAAGAGGAGCAAGAAGGAATAGAGCCCGAGCTCATTCCTTCACGAGAAGATTCAAACATTGAAGAGGTTGGAGCAGAGCAGCCTGCGTCAGGCCTCAGGAGACGCAACCGGCATGAATGA